From the genome of Oncorhynchus nerka isolate Pitt River unplaced genomic scaffold, Oner_Uvic_2.0 unplaced_scaffold_4020, whole genome shotgun sequence:
GTAACTTCCTTCATCTCTACTTCAGCCTTTATTGTTGCTTCTTCAGTGATCCCTGTTACATCCTCTGGAATGGCCTTTACTAAAGTTTCTGGAGTGACTTCTTCCTCAGGACCAATTTCTATTACCACttcattagtagtagtggctaCAGTATCCTCTAGTACAGCCTCTGGAGTGATCTCCTCCGTAGCCTCGAGTATCAAATGAGTTGTGGCAACTGAGATAACTTCCTCTAAAATCTCAGGGGTCTCCTCTTCAGTGTCTTCTGGGGCAACATTTACTGTAGCCTCTGAGGTGGTCTCCACAGGGAGCTCCTGAACATCTCCATCTGAACCCTCTGAAGGGATCTCCATGGCAGCTTCAGGCTCTGAAGTGTCCCCTGGAGAAACTTCTGGAGTTAATTCTGCTGCATCCTCTGGAATATCCTCATCTGTAGTATCTTCTGACGTTGCCTTGGTAGCAATGTCTGAAGTGGTCTCCAAAGTGACGTTTTCTTCTACCACAGCTTCTGTGATCTCCTCATCTGTGGTATCTGAAGTGACCTCTATGGCAGCCTCTTTAATCTCCTCATCTATGGTGTCTGAAGTGATTTCTGTGGCACCCTCTGTGATCTCCTTGTCTATGGTTTCTGATGTGATTTCTGTGGCGCCCTCTGTGATCTCTTTGTCTATGGTATCTGATGTGATTTCTATAGCACCCTCTGTGATCTCCTTGTCTATGGTATCTGAAGTGATTTCTGTAGTACCCCCTGTGATCTCCTTGTCTATGGTATCTGAAGTGATTTCGGTAGTACCCTCTGTGATCTCCTTGTCTATGGTATCTGAAGTGATTTCTGTAGTACCCTCTGTGATATCCTTGTCTATGGTGTCTGAAGTGATTTCTGTGGCACCCTCTGTGATCTCCTTGTCTATGGTATCTGAAGTGATTTCTGTGGCACCCTCTGTGATCTCCTTGTCTATGGTATCTGAAGTGATTTCTGTGGCACCCCTGTGATCTCCTTGTCTATGGTATCTGAAGTGATTTCTGTGGCACCCTCTGTGATCTCCTTGTCTATGGTATCTGAAGTGATTTCTGTGGCAGCCTCCGAAGGCGCTTCAGAAGGGGTTTCAGAAATGGCCTCCAAAGAAGTTTCTGGAATAAATGTTATTTCAGGTTCTGGGATATCCTTGTCTGTGGACCCAACAGGCATATCGATGGCAGCTTCTGAAAGGACCTCTGCAGGGATCTCAATGGCAGCCTCTGATGGGACCTCTGCAGGGATCTCAACGGCAGCCTCTGATGGGACCTCTATAGGGATCATAATGGCAGCTTCTGATGGGACCTCTGCAGCGGCCTCTTCTGCCTCCTCCACTGTATTGTGTGTGGTTTCTGAGATTACTTCCTCATACATTTTCCCAATTACCTCATTAATGGGCTGATGGATGACAGTGACAATAGGTTCAGATGTGATCTGCACAGTGTCATCTGAGGTAGCATCGGATGTTTCCTCAACAGCAGCCATATTAACCTCCTGGACAGCCTCATCGCTAGTCTCAGCAATGACTTCAACTGCTGTTTCGGAGTTGACGTCAAAGGCAGCTTCGGTAGTGGCGTCCTCTCCTATCTCCTGTATTGTCTCGTCGGTCTCTGAGGTGACGTCGATGTCAGCATCTTCAGTCACAGAGTCAGTCGTTTCTGGCGGGACCATCTCTGTGACCTCCTCAACTGGCTCtgcagtaatgacaggaatgacGTCAACATCTCCTCGCAAGGTTGGGAAGGTGTCTGGCTGTATGACAATGACTTCATTATCTACAGAAAAAAACAAGTAGTGACCCAGAAACAAAGAATATATAAGTATGAATAAAAAGAGGGTGTATTATACATGACACAGAATACAATTATATAAGAAAACATTCTACATGACATCAATGAATTGCTACTGAACATGTCTGGCACTGAAATTGAAAAGCAGTGTGTTCAGACAAGCGGTTCAGACAATCTCTTAGGAAAGTCTAGCGGTGCCTCTATCCACTGTCCATTGACAACGTGGTGTGTCATTAAGAAGGATTAAAGGCCTATTCTGGGAGCAACGCGTGTCTTGATCAGGCTACAGTAGTCCTATGCAGCACCCACAATAACCTCAAGACAGTACTACACTACAGACAGGGGCTAATAGTCTAGCTATACTGTCACTGATCAACAGATGGCATAAAAGACAGATGCATTTTGCCCAGACACTGAATTGAGGTTAAGAGGTCAACCTTTTTGGGTGGTGGCCAATTCTGGTGGAGTTGCCGCAGTTggactgtgtgaaagagagacaatcaATTAGTAACTTCAACATGTTggactgtgtgaaagagagacaatcaATCAGTAACTTCCACATGTGATACAAAAGATTATAGGTTGTAAAGCCCCACTTTACAATAAGCACCCCTCATACCTGTGTAATAAAATGGCAGTTACGCAGGAATGTACATCGTCATTACAATAATTACATAGTACTTCAAACTGGAATACCTGTTCAAATGGCTTTCaagctattgtgatgtcatttgcAAATCTTTAACATTTTGTAAATCAAAACCAggtattacatgttattacactgTAGCCCTGTATGTAACTACCAGGTATTACACTGTAGCCCTGTATGTAACTACCAGGTATTACATGTTGTTACACTGTAGCCCTGTACGTAACTACCAGGTATTACACTGTagccctgtatataactaccaggtattacactgtacccctgtatggaactaccaggtattacattgtacccctgtatgtagctACCAGGTATTACACTGTAGCCCTGTATGGAACTACCAGGTATTACATGTTGTtacactgtacccctgtatggaactaccaggtattacactgtacccctgtatggaACTACCAGGTATTACACTGTACCCCTGTGTGTAGCTACCAGGTATTACACTGTAGCCCTGTATGTAACTACCAGGTATTACATGTTGTTACACTGTACCCCTGTACGTAACTACCAGGTATTACATGTTGTtacactgtacccctgtatggaactaccaggtattacactgtacccctgtatggaactaccaggtattacactgtacccctgtatgtaacTACCAGGTATTACACTGTGCCCCTGTATGTAACTACCAGGTATTACATGAAGGTACACTGTAGCCCTTTATGGAACTACCAGGTATTACACTGTACCCTGTATGGAACTACCAGGTATTACATGTTGTTACACTGTAGCCCTGTATGTAACTACCAGGTATTACATGTTGTtacactgtacccctgtatggaactaccaggtattacactgtacccctgtatggaACTACCAGGTATTACACTGTACCCTGTATGGAACTACCAGGTATTACACTGTACCCTGTACGTAACTACCAGGTATTACACTGTAGCCCTGTATGTAACTACCAGGTATTACATGTTGTtacactgtacccctgtatggaactaccaggtattacactgtacccctgtatggaactaccaggtattacactgtacccctgtatgtaacTACCAGGTATTACACTGTACCCTGTATGGAACTACCAGGTATTTCACTGTACCCCAGTATGGAACTACCAGGTATtacactgtacccctgtatggaactaccaggtattacactgtacccctgtatgggACTACCAGGTATTACACTGTAGCCCTGTATGTAACTACCAGGTATTACATGTTGTtacactgtacccctgtatgt
Proteins encoded in this window:
- the LOC135566608 gene encoding zonadhesin-like, whose amino-acid sequence is MVPPETTDSVTEDADIDVTSETDETIQEIGEDATTEAAFDVNSETAVEVIAETSDEAVQEVNMAAVEETSDATSDDTVQITSEPIVTVIHQPINEVIGKMYEEVISETTHNTVEEAEEAAAEVPSEAAIMIPIEVPSEAAVEIPAEVPSEAAIEIPAEVLSEAAIDMPVGSTDKDIPEPEITFIPETSLEAISETPSEAPSEAATEITSDTIDKEITEGATEITSDTIDKEITGEITEGATEITSDTIDKEITEGATEITSDTIDKDITEGTTEITSDTIDKEITEGTTEITSDTIDKEITGGTTEITSDTIDKEITEGAIEITSDTIDKEITEGATEITSETIDKEITEGATEITSDTIDEEIKEAAIEVTSDTTDEEITEAVVEENVTLETTSDIATKATSEDTTDEDIPEDAAELTPEVSPGDTSEPEAAMEIPSEGSDGDVQELPVETTSEATVNVAPEDTEEETPEILEEVISVATTHLILEATEEITPEAVLEDTVATTTNEVVIEIGPEEEVTPETLVKAIPEDVTGITEEATIKAEVEMKEVTMEVTSEATLEVTPEVEEITEETAVEDNPEVEIEVTPESTEEVPEEAEEVPLETAVEEIPPETVEITLEAAEEDSTETVEEIVSVTPEEITPEHSEEEIPETSEEEIPEPSEEETPEASEEVPSEAVEDIIPEATEEASKRQLLKLQKRLPKRSF